A stretch of the Clostridiales bacterium genome encodes the following:
- a CDS encoding 3-phosphoglycerate dehydrogenase has product MYKIQTLNAISDIIHTQLSADKYTVSKDEPVPDAILVRSAAMHDMEFNKELLAIGRAGAGVNNIPLEKCAKEGIVVFNTPGANANAVAELVITGMMMCGRKIAEGIDWVKTLKGQGAEVGKLVEKGKSQFVGAELRGKTLGVIGLGAIGSIVANAASRGLGMNVIGYDPFISVERAWSLSTSVHRAASEDEVLAQADFITFHVPLNDETRGSINAEKFAKMKDGACILNFARGELVKTADMLAALENGKIGRYVTDFPNDDIIGVANVVCIPHLGASTPESEENCASMAAAEIRDYLENGTIHNSVNYPEVILGEPEAVRVLVLHENIPNMISNITAAAAKEGINIENMINKSRKDMAVTVMEMAELPSAHALGTLAELPGIIRIRTFTR; this is encoded by the coding sequence ATGTATAAGATTCAGACGCTGAACGCGATTTCGGATATTATCCATACCCAGCTGAGCGCGGACAAGTACACGGTCAGCAAGGATGAGCCGGTGCCGGACGCGATCCTCGTCCGCAGCGCTGCCATGCATGACATGGAGTTCAACAAGGAACTGCTGGCCATCGGCCGCGCAGGCGCGGGTGTGAACAACATTCCGCTGGAAAAGTGCGCGAAGGAAGGTATTGTGGTTTTCAACACACCCGGCGCAAACGCGAACGCCGTGGCGGAACTGGTGATTACCGGCATGATGATGTGCGGCCGGAAAATCGCCGAGGGAATCGACTGGGTGAAAACCCTGAAGGGCCAGGGCGCTGAAGTCGGCAAGCTGGTGGAAAAGGGCAAGAGCCAGTTCGTCGGCGCGGAACTCCGCGGCAAGACGCTGGGTGTCATCGGCCTGGGAGCCATCGGTTCCATCGTGGCAAACGCGGCCAGCCGCGGCCTTGGAATGAACGTCATCGGCTATGACCCCTTCATCTCCGTGGAGCGGGCCTGGAGCCTGAGCACCTCGGTTCACCGTGCCGCTTCCGAAGACGAAGTTCTTGCGCAGGCGGATTTCATTACCTTCCATGTACCGCTGAATGATGAAACCCGCGGATCCATCAACGCGGAGAAATTTGCGAAGATGAAGGACGGCGCCTGCATCCTGAACTTTGCCCGCGGTGAACTGGTGAAGACCGCCGATATGCTGGCCGCGCTGGAAAACGGCAAGATCGGCCGGTATGTGACCGACTTCCCGAACGATGATATCATCGGTGTCGCCAATGTGGTCTGCATCCCGCACCTGGGTGCGAGCACGCCGGAAAGCGAAGAAAACTGCGCCAGCATGGCGGCGGCCGAAATCCGGGATTACCTGGAGAACGGTACCATCCACAACAGCGTGAACTACCCCGAAGTGATCCTGGGCGAGCCGGAAGCAGTCCGCGTCCTGGTCCTGCATGAGAATATCCCGAATATGATTTCCAACATCACCGCGGCTGCGGCGAAGGAAGGAATCAACATCGAGAATATGATCAACAAGAGCCGGAAGGACATGGCGGTTACCGTGATGGAAATGGCCGAGCTGCCTTCCGCCCATGCGCTGGGCACCCTGGCGGAACTGCCCGGAATCATCCGGATCCGGACGTTCACCAGATAA
- the serC gene encoding 3-phosphoserine/phosphohydroxythreonine transaminase translates to MERVYNFSPGPSQLALPVLEKAQKDLVCYGETGMSVMEMSHRSKMYTDIYDKTVADIRELMNIGDDYEVLFLQGGATQQFSAVPLNLMVNKKADYIDSGNFAHLAAEEAKRYGEVNVVASSREDVYTYVPDVNAIQYNDDADYLHITQNNTIYGTRFVELPKCKAPIVCDASSMILSEEMDVSKYGVIYAGAQKNIGPSGLCLMIIRKDLIGKAMDICPKLLNWEVQAKAGSMYNTPNTWGIYLAGLTFEWLKSIGGVKAIEKVNIEKAAMLYDFLDNSKLFKATAQPKYRSRMNVTFVTGDADKDAAFVKAAAAEGLVNLKGHRSVGGMRASIYNAMPIEGVQKLVEFMKKFEKENL, encoded by the coding sequence ATGGAACGCGTATACAACTTCTCCCCGGGACCTTCCCAGCTGGCGCTGCCTGTGCTTGAAAAGGCGCAGAAGGATCTTGTTTGCTACGGCGAAACGGGAATGTCCGTGATGGAGATGAGCCATCGCAGCAAGATGTATACCGATATTTATGATAAGACCGTTGCGGATATCCGTGAACTGATGAACATCGGGGACGATTATGAAGTCCTGTTCCTGCAGGGCGGCGCGACCCAGCAGTTCTCCGCGGTTCCGCTGAACCTGATGGTGAACAAAAAGGCCGACTATATCGACAGCGGCAACTTCGCGCACCTGGCAGCGGAAGAAGCGAAGCGCTACGGCGAAGTGAACGTGGTGGCTTCCAGCCGGGAAGACGTATACACCTACGTTCCGGATGTGAACGCCATCCAGTACAACGACGATGCGGATTACCTGCATATTACCCAGAACAACACGATTTACGGTACCCGCTTTGTGGAACTGCCGAAGTGCAAGGCGCCGATCGTCTGCGACGCGAGCAGCATGATCCTTTCCGAGGAAATGGACGTGAGCAAATACGGCGTGATCTATGCCGGCGCGCAGAAGAACATCGGACCGAGCGGCCTGTGCCTGATGATCATCCGCAAGGACCTGATCGGCAAGGCGATGGATATCTGCCCGAAGCTGCTGAACTGGGAAGTGCAGGCCAAGGCCGGCAGCATGTACAACACACCGAACACCTGGGGCATCTACCTGGCCGGACTGACCTTCGAGTGGCTGAAGAGCATCGGCGGCGTGAAGGCAATCGAAAAGGTCAACATCGAAAAGGCCGCCATGCTGTATGACTTCCTGGACAACAGCAAGCTGTTCAAGGCGACCGCGCAGCCGAAATACCGCAGCCGGATGAACGTCACCTTCGTGACCGGAGACGCCGACAAGGATGCCGCTTTCGTCAAGGCGGCCGCGGCGGAAGGCCTGGTCAACCTGAAGGGCCACCGCAGTGTCGGCGGCATGCGTGCCAGCATCTACAACGCAATGCCCATTGAAGGCGTGCAGAAGCTGGTTGAATTCATGAAGAAGTTTGAGAAGGAGAACCTCTGA
- the tsaA gene encoding tRNA (N6-threonylcarbamoyladenosine(37)-N6)-methyltransferase TrmO: MKIIARIHNAFDGKFGVPRQSGLADEMISTIVFEPEYRVEEALRGIEEFSHLWLIWAFDRTERETWSPTVRPPRLGGNERVGVFATRSPFRPNAIGLSCVRLAGTEKTREGTVLKVAGADLVNGTPIYDIKPYLPYADCRLEATGGFTDRTEKRTVDVTFAPGVREKLAAEEETALRSVLKEDPRPAYQDDPERVYGFGFAGKQVRFRVRDGVLTVIGIERD, encoded by the coding sequence ATGAAGATTATCGCGCGAATTCACAACGCTTTTGACGGGAAATTCGGCGTTCCGCGGCAAAGCGGGCTTGCCGATGAAATGATCTCCACAATCGTATTCGAACCGGAATACCGGGTGGAGGAGGCGCTCCGCGGGATTGAGGAGTTTTCCCACCTGTGGCTGATCTGGGCGTTTGACCGGACCGAGCGGGAAACCTGGTCCCCGACGGTCCGCCCGCCGCGGCTGGGCGGAAATGAACGGGTTGGTGTCTTTGCCACCCGTTCTCCATTCCGGCCGAACGCGATCGGCTTGAGCTGTGTCCGGCTGGCCGGAACGGAAAAGACCCGGGAGGGGACCGTTCTGAAGGTTGCCGGAGCCGACCTGGTGAACGGCACCCCGATTTATGACATCAAGCCCTACCTGCCATATGCGGACTGTAGGCTGGAGGCAACGGGCGGATTTACCGACCGGACTGAAAAAAGGACGGTGGATGTCACCTTTGCCCCGGGAGTCCGGGAAAAACTGGCGGCGGAAGAGGAAACTGCCCTCCGCTCCGTGCTGAAGGAGGATCCCCGGCCGGCCTACCAGGATGATCCGGAACGGGTGTACGGCTTCGGGTTTGCGGGGAAACAGGTCCGGTTCCGGGTGCGGGACGGAGTGCTGACGGTAATCGGAATTGAGCGGGATTAA
- a CDS encoding N,N'-diacetylchitobiose phosphorylase → MQYGFFDEKAREYVITNPDTPAPWANYLGSPDYGAIITVNAGGYSFVKSGAAGRILRYTFNQFDEPGRYIYLRDEETGDFWSASWKPVKKPLDQYRTECHHGTSYTEFVSEYNGIRSKALYYVPMGATHEVWRITLENLTDKPRKISVFGYAELTTESFYTQDLVNMQYTQFITRTEFHDDFILEQINEFNYPRPDGTTGRERFFGVAGAPVVSYTGRREQFLGRNRFDAPQAVLDGKCDNSVNYNGNPCGALQVSFSLAAGGKGTAAFLLGQKDVFEARKIMDRYAKTEETVNSELEELIRYWHGELENLKISTPDPAFNAMVNTWNAFQCFTTFVWSRAASLIYCGERNGYGYRDTVQDIQGIMHLDPELARKQLTFMLSAQVHHGAGLPLVKYSHNAGHEDTPEQESYVKETGHPSYRADDALWLFPTVYKYVAETGNTAYLDEEIPFADKDTGTVREHLKRAINFSMTHLGPHGMPAGLHADWNDCLVLGDQGESTFVAFQLYYALEIMKEFCENEPEYVKYLDETAENLLKILNEKCFEGDRFIRGFRDTGDIIGSKKDKEAAMWLNPQSWAVISRAATPEQAETILETANAKLNTPYGLELMQPSYRYEYFEGARMRLFNPGTKENGGIFCQPQGWAILAEALCGHGNRAFDYFRESSPASFNDDADRRVIEPYVHGQFIEGHESPFAGRSHVHWLTGTASTVMVGCVEGILGLRPTPKGIEISPAIPDEWDGFTMEKVFRGKKLHITVDNLAHKEGKPEKVIVNGTERKPGVIPEGELKEDNYITVVM, encoded by the coding sequence ATGCAGTACGGATTTTTTGATGAGAAAGCCCGGGAATATGTGATTACCAATCCCGACACACCGGCTCCCTGGGCCAATTATCTCGGATCGCCGGATTACGGCGCCATCATCACGGTGAATGCCGGCGGATACAGCTTTGTGAAGAGCGGCGCGGCCGGCCGGATCCTGCGGTATACCTTCAACCAGTTTGATGAACCGGGCCGGTATATTTACCTGCGGGATGAGGAAACCGGTGATTTCTGGAGCGCCAGCTGGAAACCGGTAAAAAAGCCGCTGGACCAGTACCGGACGGAATGCCACCACGGCACCAGCTATACGGAATTTGTGAGCGAATACAACGGGATCCGCAGCAAGGCGCTGTACTATGTGCCGATGGGAGCTACCCATGAGGTATGGCGGATCACGCTGGAAAACCTGACGGACAAACCACGGAAGATCAGCGTATTCGGCTATGCGGAGCTGACCACGGAAAGCTTCTACACCCAGGACCTGGTCAACATGCAGTATACGCAGTTTATTACCCGGACTGAGTTCCATGATGATTTCATCCTGGAGCAGATCAACGAGTTCAACTATCCGAGGCCGGACGGCACCACCGGACGGGAACGGTTTTTCGGTGTGGCCGGCGCACCGGTGGTTTCCTATACCGGACGGCGGGAGCAGTTCCTGGGACGGAACCGGTTTGATGCGCCCCAGGCGGTCCTGGACGGAAAATGCGACAACAGCGTCAACTATAACGGCAATCCCTGCGGCGCCCTGCAGGTAAGCTTCAGCCTGGCGGCAGGCGGAAAGGGAACCGCGGCGTTCCTGCTCGGTCAGAAGGACGTGTTCGAAGCCCGGAAGATCATGGACCGGTACGCGAAGACGGAAGAGACCGTGAACAGCGAGCTGGAAGAGCTGATCCGCTACTGGCACGGAGAGCTGGAGAACCTGAAGATCAGCACGCCGGATCCGGCATTCAACGCGATGGTGAATACTTGGAACGCATTCCAGTGCTTTACGACGTTTGTGTGGAGCCGGGCGGCGAGCCTGATTTACTGCGGCGAGCGGAACGGATACGGCTACCGGGATACCGTACAGGATATCCAGGGCATCATGCACCTGGATCCGGAACTGGCCCGGAAACAGCTGACGTTCATGCTGAGCGCGCAGGTTCATCACGGCGCCGGGCTTCCACTGGTCAAGTATTCCCACAACGCGGGACATGAAGATACCCCGGAGCAGGAAAGCTACGTGAAGGAAACCGGCCATCCGAGCTACCGCGCGGATGATGCGCTGTGGCTTTTCCCGACGGTATACAAGTATGTGGCGGAAACCGGCAATACGGCTTACCTGGATGAGGAGATTCCGTTTGCCGACAAGGATACCGGCACGGTGCGCGAACACCTGAAGCGGGCCATCAACTTCAGCATGACGCATCTCGGACCGCACGGCATGCCCGCCGGCCTGCACGCGGACTGGAATGACTGCCTGGTCCTGGGAGACCAGGGCGAAAGCACTTTCGTCGCCTTCCAGCTGTACTATGCACTGGAGATCATGAAGGAATTCTGCGAGAACGAGCCGGAATACGTCAAGTACCTGGACGAAACCGCGGAGAACCTGCTGAAGATCCTGAATGAAAAGTGCTTCGAGGGCGACCGGTTTATCCGCGGCTTCCGCGATACCGGAGATATCATCGGCAGCAAGAAGGACAAGGAAGCCGCCATGTGGCTGAATCCCCAGAGCTGGGCGGTCATCAGCCGCGCCGCCACACCGGAACAGGCGGAGACCATCCTGGAAACCGCCAACGCAAAGCTGAACACGCCGTACGGCCTGGAACTGATGCAGCCGAGCTACCGCTACGAATACTTTGAGGGCGCCCGGATGCGCCTGTTCAACCCCGGCACCAAGGAAAACGGCGGCATCTTCTGCCAGCCCCAGGGATGGGCAATCCTGGCGGAGGCGCTGTGCGGCCATGGAAACCGAGCGTTCGATTACTTCCGGGAGAGCAGTCCCGCTTCGTTCAATGATGATGCGGACCGCCGCGTGATTGAGCCGTATGTGCACGGCCAGTTCATCGAGGGACATGAAAGTCCCTTTGCCGGCCGGAGCCACGTGCACTGGCTGACGGGTACCGCCAGTACGGTAATGGTCGGCTGCGTGGAAGGCATCCTTGGCCTGCGCCCCACCCCGAAGGGAATTGAGATTTCCCCGGCCATTCCGGATGAATGGGACGGCTTTACCATGGAAAAGGTATTCCGCGGAAAGAAACTGCATATCACCGTGGACAACCTGGCCCATAAGGAAGGAAAGCCCGAAAAGGTGATTGTGAACGGCACGGAACGCAAACCCGGCGTGATTCCGGAAGGCGAACTGAAGGAAGACAATTACATCACGGTGGTTATGTAA
- a CDS encoding glycoside hydrolase family 5 protein translates to MKFSDFGFRRGVNLGGWFSQCDYSEYRLEHFITEKDLDTIATWGLDHVRIPVDYNVMENEDGTWNDRGFMRIGRALGWCKDRGLKVVLDLHKTAGFSFDLGEAEVGFFGSEKLQDRFYTLWEEMARRYYDPENVAFELLNEVTDPGFIDAWNRISLECIHRIRVIAPDALILVGSYWNNSADAVKDLAAPADSRVIYNFHCYSPLSFTHQGAPWVPELDQAARPSFDESGIPDDFFDKAFASAIRAAEENNTCLYCGEYGVIDRATPEDTVQWYRTIHATFERYGISRCAWSYKQMDFGLSDSRLDGVRDQLISLL, encoded by the coding sequence ATGAAGTTCAGCGACTTCGGCTTCCGCCGCGGCGTCAATCTGGGCGGCTGGTTCTCCCAGTGTGATTATTCTGAATACCGCCTGGAGCATTTCATCACTGAAAAAGACCTGGATACCATCGCCACCTGGGGGCTGGATCATGTCCGGATCCCGGTGGATTATAACGTAATGGAAAATGAAGACGGCACCTGGAATGACCGGGGATTCATGCGGATTGGCCGTGCTCTCGGCTGGTGCAAAGACCGCGGCCTGAAGGTTGTGCTGGATCTTCATAAAACGGCCGGCTTCTCCTTTGATCTTGGGGAAGCGGAAGTCGGCTTCTTCGGAAGCGAAAAGCTCCAGGACCGCTTCTACACCCTCTGGGAGGAAATGGCCCGCCGTTATTACGATCCGGAGAACGTGGCGTTCGAGCTGCTCAACGAAGTGACTGACCCCGGCTTCATCGATGCCTGGAACCGGATCTCCCTGGAATGCATCCACCGCATCCGCGTAATCGCGCCCGATGCGCTGATCCTGGTGGGCAGCTACTGGAACAACAGCGCCGATGCGGTAAAGGACCTGGCCGCCCCGGCGGACAGCCGGGTGATCTACAACTTCCACTGCTATTCCCCGCTGTCCTTCACGCACCAGGGCGCGCCCTGGGTTCCGGAACTGGATCAGGCCGCGCGGCCGTCTTTCGACGAATCCGGCATTCCGGACGATTTCTTCGACAAGGCGTTTGCCTCCGCCATCCGGGCTGCAGAGGAAAACAACACCTGCCTGTACTGCGGGGAATACGGCGTCATTGACCGGGCCACCCCGGAGGATACCGTCCAATGGTACCGGACCATTCACGCCACCTTTGAGAGATACGGGATCTCCCGCTGTGCGTGGAGCTACAAACAGATGGATTTCGGCCTGTCCGACAGCCGGCTGGACGGTGTGCGTGACCAGCTCATTTCCCTGCTGTAA